Proteins from a single region of Rhodospirillales bacterium:
- a CDS encoding cytochrome b/b6 domain-containing protein: protein MHEIFMMKTVSQDYNRLARLFHWGMALLIFGLLIVGFVMTDLPASPMKFQVYGLHKSMGLLVLGFGFMRLIWRFMSAYPLSLSTHVRWERFLSKTIHIVFYVSIFVMPLSGWVMSSAGAHPVRFFGLFEMPALGSKNEVVFEAMEAVHLTFAVVLVGALGLHVAGALKHHLIDRDETVRRMGGNRTFAIIGVLLLMASSLLAGDEILDLVSAESENGHNAVNDSRDSFHELRVEVVKNNQDGESVSEWVIDPMESVIALSFLQYGQSVDAAFMNWEAQIVFDPQGLDHSFVRAEIDMTSLETGSMERDVQVRGEEWFDVQTYPRAIFESESFESLGANRYRADGVLSLRGVKNQLSFPFSLTITPLDGGAKQATMAGDFTLNRLDLGIGQGTWKSTEAIGNSVNVRVNIVARASGI from the coding sequence GTGCATGAAATATTTATGATGAAAACTGTTTCTCAGGACTATAATCGGCTTGCACGTTTGTTCCATTGGGGGATGGCGCTGTTGATTTTCGGGTTGTTGATTGTTGGGTTTGTGATGACTGATTTACCTGCCAGTCCAATGAAGTTTCAGGTTTATGGTTTGCATAAATCTATGGGATTGCTTGTTTTGGGCTTTGGGTTCATGCGTTTGATTTGGCGGTTCATGAGCGCATATCCTTTGTCGTTGTCTACTCATGTGCGCTGGGAGCGGTTTTTGTCAAAAACGATACATATCGTTTTCTATGTATCGATCTTTGTTATGCCGCTTTCAGGTTGGGTTATGTCTTCAGCAGGGGCGCATCCTGTTCGTTTTTTTGGTTTGTTTGAAATGCCGGCGCTTGGCTCTAAAAATGAGGTTGTTTTTGAAGCTATGGAGGCGGTTCATTTGACTTTTGCGGTGGTTCTTGTTGGTGCGTTGGGCCTGCATGTGGCTGGAGCGCTGAAACATCATCTGATTGACCGGGATGAAACGGTTCGTCGGATGGGTGGAAACCGTACGTTTGCAATAATTGGTGTTTTGTTGTTGATGGCGTCCAGTTTGTTGGCGGGGGATGAGATCTTAGATTTGGTGAGCGCAGAGTCTGAGAATGGTCATAATGCAGTCAATGACTCGCGTGACTCGTTTCATGAGCTGCGGGTGGAAGTGGTCAAAAATAATCAGGACGGAGAGAGTGTGTCAGAATGGGTCATTGACCCGATGGAGAGTGTCATTGCGTTATCATTTTTACAATATGGCCAGAGCGTTGATGCAGCGTTTATGAATTGGGAGGCACAGATTGTGTTTGATCCACAGGGGCTTGATCATAGTTTTGTTCGCGCTGAAATTGATATGACCAGTTTGGAAACGGGTAGCATGGAGCGTGATGTGCAGGTGCGCGGGGAGGAGTGGTTTGATGTACAGACTTATCCGCGGGCGATTTTTGAAAGCGAATCATTTGAAAGTCTGGGGGCGAATCGGTATCGTGCCGATGGTGTTTTGAGCTTGCGTGGAGTGAAAAACCAGCTGTCTTTTCCTTTTTCTTTAACAATTACCCCGCTTGATGGTGGAGCTAAACAGGCGACAATGGCGGGTGATTTTACGCTTAACCGGCTGGATTTAGGGATTGGTCAGGGAACATGGAAAAGCACGGAAGCTATAGGAAATTCGGTGAATGTACGGGTCAATATTGTAGCCAGAGCGTCGGGAATTTGA
- a CDS encoding glutathione S-transferase family protein — protein MRTLYHLWLHPFSRKVRIVLAEKKLDFTLQIEKVWERRTDFLALNPAGDVPVLIEKDGTTLANSQVICEYLEEVYPEVNLLGHDPVQRSEARRLVSWFDVKFNREVTDNIVGEKIMKRLLKVGEPHGPAIRAGHANIHYHLDYIGFLTEKREWLAGDKFSLADIAAAAHLSAVDYIGDVPWEEHRAARVWYEKITARESFQPLLEERIPGFASVGDLAAVGT, from the coding sequence ATGAGAACATTGTATCATTTGTGGTTGCATCCTTTTTCGCGCAAGGTTCGGATCGTTCTGGCCGAGAAGAAGCTCGACTTCACACTTCAGATTGAAAAGGTCTGGGAGCGGCGCACGGACTTTTTGGCTCTGAACCCTGCGGGTGATGTGCCGGTGTTGATTGAAAAGGACGGAACAACCTTGGCCAATTCGCAAGTGATTTGTGAATATCTCGAAGAGGTTTATCCGGAAGTGAACTTGCTTGGCCATGATCCGGTGCAGCGTTCTGAAGCACGCAGGCTGGTGAGCTGGTTTGATGTGAAATTTAATCGTGAGGTTACGGATAATATCGTTGGCGAAAAGATTATGAAGCGGCTTTTGAAGGTTGGGGAGCCGCATGGCCCTGCGATTCGCGCCGGGCATGCCAATATCCATTATCATCTCGATTATATCGGGTTTTTGACCGAAAAGCGGGAGTGGCTGGCCGGTGATAAATTTTCGTTGGCCGATATTGCGGCAGCGGCTCATCTTTCGGCGGTTGATTATATTGGCGATGTGCCATGGGAAGAGCACCGGGCGGCGCGAGTCTGGTATGAGAAAATTACGGCGCGTGAGAGTTTCCAACCGCTTTTGGAAGAGCGTATTCCTGGATTTGCGTCGGTTGGCGACCTGGCGGCCGTTGGAACATAG
- a CDS encoding SDR family oxidoreductase, whose protein sequence is MPYRLFCFGYGYCCDYLGYDLVGREDWQVAGTTRDAEKRDILKERGVEAYIFDKDVPLPDPASLLENTTHLLISTPPDSEGDPVFQAHAQDILSLPNLQWVGYLSTTGVYGDRGGEWVNEASQRQPSSQRGSRREKAEDQWLSLFKNYGLPLHIFRLAGIYGPGRSALDSIRAGRARRIDKPGHAFSRIHVEDIVRVLQASMQRPNPGAIYNVADDEAAPSHKVIEHACKLLRRPVPELEMFDEADLSPMARSFYYDNKRVKNERIKNELGVVLKYKTYREGLQACLDAEEYALSVFKSNGKLF, encoded by the coding sequence ATACCCTATCGGCTGTTTTGTTTTGGTTACGGCTATTGCTGTGATTATTTGGGGTATGATTTGGTTGGGCGTGAAGATTGGCAAGTGGCCGGTACCACTCGCGATGCGGAGAAGCGTGATATTTTGAAAGAGCGTGGCGTTGAGGCATATATTTTTGATAAGGATGTGCCTTTGCCTGATCCGGCTTCTCTTTTGGAAAATACCACGCATTTGTTGATTTCTACACCGCCCGATAGTGAAGGGGACCCCGTTTTTCAGGCGCATGCGCAGGATATTTTGAGTTTGCCGAATTTACAGTGGGTCGGCTATCTCTCAACGACTGGTGTTTACGGGGATCGGGGCGGTGAATGGGTTAATGAAGCTTCGCAGCGCCAACCTAGCTCGCAGCGCGGTTCACGGCGGGAAAAGGCGGAAGATCAGTGGCTATCGTTGTTTAAGAATTATGGTTTACCACTGCATATTTTTCGTTTGGCCGGGATTTACGGGCCGGGCCGCAGTGCGCTGGATTCCATTCGTGCGGGGCGGGCGCGGCGGATTGATAAGCCCGGGCATGCTTTTAGCCGTATTCACGTAGAAGATATTGTACGTGTTTTGCAGGCCTCTATGCAGCGTCCTAATCCGGGCGCTATTTATAATGTTGCGGATGATGAGGCGGCGCCCAGTCACAAGGTCATTGAACATGCCTGTAAGTTATTGCGGCGTCCGGTGCCGGAGCTTGAGATGTTTGATGAGGCGGATTTATCGCCTATGGCGCGGAGCTTTTACTATGATAATAAGCGTGTGAAGAATGAGCGGATAAAAAATGAGCTGGGTGTGGTGCTTAAATACAAGACGTACAGGGAAGGTCTTCAGGCGTGTCTAGATGCTGAGGAATATGCTCTGTCGGTGTTTAAGTCGAATGGAAAATTATTTTAA
- a CDS encoding PAS domain-containing protein, whose translation MFAKQNIFSRPSASDKPSADKEPARIAITEDGRIVYASTAFSELSGTKKETLSGRTASTIINFSETSQTSPDFKTIEPGLHKIFIKGHANSFDFHFDWLTTPDNKRFLIGSQTSENKKPSKTQMKNFIRRLKEIETAPEISAALSPQETENFLNLSHEVMLIVTDLGEITKANQTFCDLTGYNLKDLHAIPFIELFDEQDRSYVRSTMQAFNPAGYEFALGAAQNFEARIVTKDRQCLWMEWRQQFENGTLYCTGRDITAIKQQEKALLRREKQLLQAESIGHMGHWNWVIGEETMDWSDEIYRIFGVERTGFSPTLEHMDDMVHREDIARVNQAFQRAIIEENDYDMEFRINRPDDTIRFVRCEGRCAFDDKGEVIALYGIMQDMTERTLYERDLRKAKEQAEAAYASRTQFLANMSHELRTPLNAIIGFSEMIERQLLGPIGTEKYLEYISGIRESGQHLLDLISDILDMSKIEAGKYELTLEEISIAKIIQLCGHMMEGRAHESGVKITLDHTLDEDFKIIADRRAILQILLNLLSNAVKFTPEGGEITLTGLQRENYLSLKIADNGIGIPANKLASVTKPFEQVSSSYARNHEGSGLGLAISKELAEMHGGTLFIESAVGQGTTVTVRIPFDASKTLKNSA comes from the coding sequence ATGTTTGCAAAACAAAATATATTCTCTCGTCCCTCCGCGTCCGACAAACCCAGCGCAGACAAAGAACCTGCACGTATCGCAATCACCGAGGATGGCCGCATTGTTTACGCCAGCACTGCCTTTTCCGAACTTTCCGGAACAAAAAAAGAAACCTTAAGCGGACGCACGGCTAGCACAATCATCAATTTTTCGGAAACTTCACAAACCAGCCCCGATTTTAAAACTATAGAACCCGGCCTGCACAAAATTTTTATCAAAGGCCACGCAAACAGTTTTGACTTTCATTTTGACTGGCTTACAACGCCAGACAACAAGCGCTTTCTGATCGGCTCTCAAACATCAGAAAATAAAAAACCTTCCAAAACACAGATGAAAAATTTCATCCGCCGGTTAAAAGAGATTGAGACTGCCCCAGAAATTTCCGCCGCACTATCACCGCAGGAAACGGAAAATTTTCTAAACCTCTCTCACGAAGTGATGCTCATCGTCACAGATTTAGGCGAAATCACCAAAGCCAACCAGACTTTTTGCGACCTGACCGGCTATAACCTTAAAGATTTGCACGCCATTCCCTTCATCGAGCTTTTCGATGAACAAGACCGCTCTTATGTCCGCAGCACAATGCAGGCTTTCAACCCCGCAGGCTACGAGTTTGCACTAGGCGCGGCGCAAAATTTTGAAGCCCGGATCGTTACCAAAGACAGGCAATGTCTCTGGATGGAATGGCGTCAACAATTCGAAAACGGAACGCTCTATTGCACCGGACGAGATATTACTGCGATCAAGCAGCAGGAAAAAGCGCTTCTCCGCCGGGAAAAGCAACTCTTACAAGCCGAAAGCATTGGCCACATGGGCCATTGGAACTGGGTCATCGGCGAAGAAACCATGGACTGGTCAGACGAAATCTATCGCATTTTCGGCGTCGAAAGAACCGGCTTTTCTCCCACACTTGAACATATGGACGATATGGTCCACCGCGAAGATATTGCCCGCGTTAACCAGGCCTTCCAGCGCGCAATTATCGAAGAAAACGACTATGATATGGAATTTCGAATTAACAGACCCGATGACACGATCCGCTTCGTTCGTTGCGAAGGCCGCTGCGCCTTTGATGACAAAGGCGAAGTTATAGCCCTCTACGGTATCATGCAGGATATGACCGAGCGTACGCTGTATGAACGCGACTTGCGTAAAGCCAAAGAACAAGCCGAAGCCGCCTATGCTTCACGTACACAATTCCTCGCCAATATGAGCCATGAATTGCGCACACCCTTAAACGCCATTATCGGCTTTTCAGAAATGATAGAACGACAACTACTTGGCCCCATCGGCACCGAAAAATACCTCGAATATATTTCCGGTATCCGGGAAAGCGGGCAACACCTGCTCGATCTCATCAGCGACATACTGGACATGTCCAAAATCGAAGCCGGAAAGTATGAACTCACTCTCGAAGAAATCAGCATCGCTAAAATCATACAACTTTGCGGCCATATGATGGAAGGCCGTGCCCATGAATCCGGGGTAAAAATCACACTCGACCACACCCTGGACGAAGACTTCAAAATTATCGCAGACCGGCGTGCCATTTTACAAATCTTGCTCAACCTGCTTTCCAACGCTGTTAAATTCACCCCCGAAGGCGGAGAGATTACCCTTACAGGATTACAGCGGGAAAATTATCTGTCTCTTAAAATCGCCGACAACGGCATCGGCATTCCCGCCAATAAACTGGCCAGCGTCACAAAACCTTTCGAACAGGTCTCCTCGTCCTACGCCCGAAATCATGAAGGCTCCGGCCTTGGGCTGGCCATCAGCAAAGAACTCGCAGAAATGCACGGAGGAACATTATTCATCGAATCGGCCGTGGGACAAGGCACAACCGTAACCGTACGCATCCCCTTCGATGCTTCTAAAACCCTAAAAAACAGCGCTTAA
- a CDS encoding redoxin family protein, with protein sequence MSKFLAYSLAAIVLAFAALPVNAAVEIGQPAPEIEAITTNGQPFKLSEHKGKIVILEWTNHQCPFVVKHYDSGNMQATQKAAHENGVEWISIVSSAPGRQGYVSTEEANKIVSDVGATITAKILDEDGHIGKVYDAKTTPHMFVIDAEGNIAYAGAIDNQPSPNPATIEGATNYVSAAIDALEAGQPVEVTQTQPYGCGVKY encoded by the coding sequence ATGTCAAAATTTTTAGCCTATAGCCTGGCCGCCATCGTCCTGGCCTTTGCCGCCTTGCCGGTAAATGCTGCCGTAGAAATCGGCCAGCCCGCCCCGGAAATCGAAGCCATCACCACCAACGGCCAGCCCTTTAAACTCAGCGAGCACAAAGGCAAAATCGTTATTCTCGAATGGACCAACCACCAATGCCCGTTCGTCGTAAAACACTACGATTCCGGCAATATGCAAGCCACACAAAAGGCGGCCCACGAAAATGGCGTCGAATGGATCTCCATAGTCTCTTCCGCCCCCGGCCGCCAAGGATATGTCAGCACCGAAGAAGCCAACAAAATCGTTAGCGATGTCGGCGCAACCATAACAGCCAAAATACTGGATGAAGACGGCCACATAGGCAAAGTCTACGATGCCAAAACCACGCCGCATATGTTCGTCATTGATGCAGAAGGAAACATAGCTTACGCAGGCGCAATCGACAACCAACCAAGCCCTAACCCGGCTACAATCGAAGGTGCAACCAACTATGTCAGCGCCGCCATTGACGCCCTTGAAGCCGGACAACCCGTTGAAGTTACACAAACCCAACCCTATGGCTGCGGCGTAAAATACTAA
- a CDS encoding thioredoxin family protein — protein sequence MRILFLILSLLFASLSATSAYAQNDESPKVKIRLLPEHANVQPGEELWIGIDQSIAQGWHTYWKNPGDSGTPLNISWTNLDIEAGPLHWPSPHKIPYERLMNYGYENKLVVLQKLKLPENLPTHLPVTLTANIEILVCKETCIPEYGTYNLTLNEPDTRSEDNSAFINKARQNLPQNAGWTASFNQVDQDLVLKLNPPAELLKTINLASIELFPEDWGLISNPVKTQAFIQDGALIIKQTRGERPLKEIKQTSGILAFETNDGVHAAYHFTATKNAAKTIQQETSKTAQSGSLNFITAALFALLGGLILNLMPCVFPVLSIKALSLIKISEKHPDLARLHGLSYTAGVILSFLLIAGVLITLQAGGAQIGWGFQLQNPWIVGTLGYLLFIIGLNLIGFFEFANPFANTGGKLTQNDGLAGSFFTGILATLVATPCTAPFMAGAIGYAFIQPPIVSLVIFTMLGLGLALPYLALSFVPALQKIMPKPGAWMVIFKQALSFPMFIAALWLLWVLAQQTDAYGITAALLGAISIAFGLWLLRHCPKNKTTLSALRIMAGLSFLGALALLPICARPCAQPMGGGLTQTLISLPYSQETLQSALDSDDPVFTEMTAAWCITCKVNHAVAINIDSTKTLFSKHNIRYIVGDWTNEDPEITKYLRKHGRSGVPLYVYYGPRDPETGRRPDAKILPQVLTPAIVKNFIENNT from the coding sequence ATGCGCATTTTATTTTTAATCTTATCGCTCTTATTCGCAAGCCTAAGCGCAACATCAGCGTATGCACAAAACGATGAAAGCCCGAAGGTCAAAATCCGCCTGCTGCCGGAACATGCAAACGTGCAGCCCGGCGAAGAACTCTGGATAGGCATAGACCAGTCTATAGCGCAGGGCTGGCATACCTACTGGAAAAATCCGGGAGATTCCGGAACGCCCCTAAACATTTCATGGACAAACCTAGATATAGAAGCCGGACCGCTACACTGGCCGAGCCCGCATAAAATCCCCTATGAGCGATTAATGAATTACGGCTACGAAAACAAACTCGTAGTGCTGCAAAAACTCAAGTTACCTGAAAACCTCCCGACGCATCTTCCCGTCACCCTCACCGCAAACATCGAGATACTCGTATGCAAGGAAACATGCATTCCCGAATACGGCACCTATAACCTAACGCTCAATGAACCTGACACACGTTCGGAAGACAACAGTGCATTCATAAATAAAGCGCGCCAAAACCTGCCGCAAAATGCCGGTTGGACGGCCTCTTTTAATCAAGTCGATCAGGATTTAGTCTTAAAACTAAACCCACCGGCAGAACTCCTGAAAACCATCAATCTTGCCAGCATCGAGCTTTTCCCCGAAGACTGGGGCCTAATCAGCAATCCGGTCAAAACCCAGGCCTTCATTCAAGACGGCGCCCTCATAATTAAACAAACACGCGGCGAGCGCCCTTTAAAAGAAATCAAGCAAACTTCAGGCATACTCGCCTTTGAAACAAACGACGGTGTGCACGCTGCCTATCATTTCACAGCCACCAAAAATGCAGCAAAAACCATCCAACAGGAAACATCAAAAACCGCTCAATCCGGCAGTCTAAATTTTATCACCGCCGCATTATTCGCACTACTCGGCGGCCTGATTCTCAATTTAATGCCATGCGTTTTTCCGGTCTTGTCTATCAAAGCCCTAAGCCTCATAAAAATATCAGAAAAACACCCTGACCTTGCTCGCCTCCATGGCCTGTCCTATACTGCAGGCGTAATCTTAAGCTTCCTGCTCATTGCCGGAGTACTCATCACCTTGCAAGCGGGCGGCGCCCAAATCGGCTGGGGCTTCCAACTCCAGAATCCATGGATTGTCGGCACACTGGGCTATCTGCTCTTTATCATTGGCCTCAACCTGATCGGTTTTTTCGAATTTGCCAACCCGTTCGCCAATACTGGTGGAAAGCTCACACAAAATGACGGGCTAGCGGGATCCTTCTTCACCGGTATATTGGCAACATTGGTCGCCACGCCCTGTACCGCACCCTTTATGGCGGGCGCCATAGGCTATGCGTTCATTCAGCCCCCCATCGTATCATTAGTCATTTTCACAATGCTGGGATTAGGCCTTGCCCTGCCCTATCTTGCGCTATCTTTCGTCCCGGCCCTGCAAAAAATCATGCCCAAACCCGGTGCATGGATGGTAATTTTTAAACAAGCTCTGTCCTTCCCCATGTTTATCGCTGCGCTCTGGCTGCTCTGGGTTCTGGCTCAGCAAACCGACGCTTATGGCATCACCGCTGCCCTGCTCGGCGCAATTAGCATAGCCTTTGGCCTGTGGCTACTACGTCACTGCCCCAAAAACAAAACAACTCTCTCGGCCCTGCGCATCATGGCAGGCCTGTCTTTCCTCGGAGCATTAGCGCTGCTGCCCATCTGCGCCCGCCCCTGCGCCCAGCCAATGGGCGGCGGTTTAACCCAGACCCTCATCAGCCTGCCCTACTCACAAGAAACCCTGCAAAGCGCGCTGGATAGCGACGATCCAGTCTTCACAGAAATGACCGCCGCCTGGTGCATCACCTGTAAGGTTAATCACGCCGTTGCGATCAATATTGATTCAACCAAAACATTGTTTTCCAAGCATAACATCCGCTACATCGTCGGCGACTGGACCAACGAAGACCCGGAAATCACAAAATATTTACGAAAACATGGACGCAGCGGCGTACCGCTCTACGTCTATTACGGTCCGCGTGATCCTGAAACAGGCCGGCGCCCGGATGCAAAAATTTTACCGCAGGTTTTAACGCCTGCAATCGTAAAAAACTTTATTGAAAACAATACTTAA
- a CDS encoding acetoacetate--CoA ligase: MFTILARLLARMQAEDGLSGVLQVPRKKEMRGSRLGRFQAFVQERTGQDFGAPGPEAYRALHRWSVKNLEEFHRLVWDFCGILGDRGQIAIKNPDSILEAVFFPDSKISFAENMLARAQTHPDDPAIVSRTAGATGDRVLSWSELCGRVSVWEQALESIGVGEGDRVATYLPHGPEAYVLLIAVAQRGGVFSSVGTEMGAQATATRFKQIRPKVLIAADGYMHMKQAGQPGKAEDRMGLIAELQKNVVSIERTVVVENLSDEPDISNLRDVILADDLLQQFSVKPLEFVRRDFNQPLAILFSSGSTGKPKCFVHGVGGTLLKHAIEHQLQADVRPGDRVFFHSTTSWMMFNWLASGLAQGATIMIYDGNPAYPEADAQLQFAAEYDCTHLGTAAAIIQDVWAKSGVRAERLDLLALRSLMYTGSVLSDEGFAYIEKAIKPGLSVNGICGGTDFVGCYAAGNVFTPTLAGHLKGPVLGMDIEIWDDEGTVMPVGKVGELVVKSPFASRPLYFWDDEDGSRFRGEYFEYFDCDPPVWRHGDAVKFMSSGQLVIEGRSDTTLNQGGVRIGTQQLYDALMHPDFEGVIEDALAASFKDAQGGDHTALFVVLQDRVLDEDLKKRIKGVISDSVGRLSTPHEVLAVAYILKTPNGKKAEKPTAQALCGKTVKAGETYGEDPDSGALKVELFKQIGEQLRQKPAYGFADTHKKLA, from the coding sequence ATGTTTACGATATTGGCAAGATTATTAGCGAGAATGCAGGCTGAGGATGGTTTAAGTGGCGTTTTGCAAGTGCCGCGTAAAAAAGAGATGCGAGGCTCCCGGCTTGGACGGTTTCAGGCTTTCGTGCAAGAGCGCACAGGGCAGGATTTTGGCGCGCCGGGGCCGGAGGCTTACAGGGCTCTTCATCGCTGGTCGGTGAAGAATCTGGAGGAATTTCACCGATTGGTGTGGGATTTTTGTGGAATACTGGGTGATCGGGGGCAAATCGCCATTAAAAATCCGGATTCGATTTTAGAGGCGGTATTTTTTCCGGATTCAAAAATTTCTTTTGCGGAAAATATGCTGGCACGTGCGCAGACGCACCCCGATGATCCGGCGATTGTTTCGCGAACCGCCGGGGCGACGGGTGACCGGGTTTTAAGCTGGTCAGAGCTTTGCGGGCGGGTGAGTGTCTGGGAGCAGGCGTTAGAAAGTATCGGTGTGGGTGAAGGTGATCGGGTGGCAACTTATTTGCCGCATGGACCGGAAGCTTACGTCTTATTGATAGCGGTGGCGCAGCGTGGGGGCGTATTTTCTTCTGTGGGCACGGAAATGGGCGCGCAGGCCACGGCGACACGATTTAAACAGATAAGGCCGAAAGTGTTGATTGCTGCGGATGGGTATATGCATATGAAGCAAGCCGGGCAGCCGGGTAAAGCTGAGGACAGGATGGGTTTGATTGCGGAACTGCAAAAGAATGTGGTTAGTATTGAGCGTACGGTTGTGGTTGAAAACTTATCTGATGAGCCGGATATTTCGAATTTGAGAGATGTGATTTTAGCTGATGATTTGCTGCAGCAATTTTCGGTAAAGCCGTTGGAATTTGTACGACGGGATTTTAATCAGCCGTTGGCGATTTTGTTTTCTTCGGGCTCTACGGGCAAACCGAAATGCTTTGTGCATGGGGTTGGCGGTACGCTGCTTAAGCATGCGATTGAGCACCAGCTTCAGGCTGATGTGCGGCCTGGGGATCGTGTGTTTTTCCATTCGACGACAAGCTGGATGATGTTTAACTGGCTGGCCAGCGGGCTTGCGCAGGGCGCAACAATCATGATTTATGACGGTAATCCGGCGTATCCGGAGGCTGATGCGCAGCTTCAGTTTGCTGCGGAATATGATTGTACGCATTTGGGCACGGCTGCAGCAATTATTCAGGATGTGTGGGCGAAAAGCGGTGTGCGCGCCGAGCGTTTGGATTTATTAGCATTGCGAAGCTTGATGTATACTGGATCTGTTTTGTCCGATGAGGGGTTTGCGTATATAGAAAAAGCGATCAAGCCGGGTCTTAGTGTGAACGGTATATGTGGCGGGACTGATTTTGTTGGATGCTATGCCGCCGGGAATGTCTTTACGCCAACATTGGCTGGGCATTTAAAAGGGCCTGTTTTGGGTATGGATATTGAGATCTGGGACGATGAGGGCACAGTGATGCCTGTGGGTAAGGTGGGTGAGCTGGTTGTTAAAAGTCCGTTTGCTTCGCGGCCATTGTATTTTTGGGACGATGAAGATGGTTCGCGGTTTCGCGGGGAGTATTTTGAGTATTTTGATTGTGATCCGCCGGTGTGGCGACATGGCGATGCGGTTAAGTTCATGTCTTCGGGGCAGTTGGTTATTGAGGGCAGATCCGATACAACGCTGAATCAGGGGGGGGTGCGAATTGGAACACAACAACTTTATGACGCCTTGATGCATCCTGATTTTGAAGGAGTGATTGAGGATGCGCTGGCGGCGAGTTTTAAAGATGCACAAGGGGGTGATCATACGGCGCTGTTTGTGGTTTTGCAGGATCGGGTGCTGGATGAGGATTTGAAAAAGCGGATCAAGGGCGTGATTTCGGATTCTGTTGGGCGCTTGTCAACGCCGCACGAGGTTCTTGCCGTGGCTTATATTCTCAAAACGCCGAATGGAAAAAAGGCGGAGAAGCCTACGGCGCAAGCATTATGCGGCAAGACTGTGAAGGCCGGAGAGACGTATGGCGAAGATCCGGATAGCGGGGCGTTGAAGGTTGAATTGTTTAAGCAGATTGGTGAGCAGTTGCGGCAGAAACCGGCATATGGTTTTGCTGATACGCACAAAAAGCTTGCATGA
- a CDS encoding pyridoxal phosphate-dependent aminotransferase: MAESLDMKVLEYMSIKTTNNEHLNNDETVNEVRQGPKFRPVLHALTSNPGVEMMNYAAGKENMITLAQGEGDSPTPDFIARAAFTAMQDGHTVYGPTLGQAKLRTALSDYYKRIYELEIPSSRFFVTASGSTAMHLSLAALLDKGDEVVAITPIWKNLIGAIELTQADNVQVSLDYSDEKGWTLDLEKLFGACSDKTKVILVVTPSNPTGWSASQDEMRAILEFARARGIWVLADEVYGRIVYESKHTHLRADSFLDVAEPDDLLLVVNSFSKSWAMTGWRLGWIVGPPAAEDKIRDVALYNNLCPPTFTQYGAIAALEQGEEFLKRQIDLWRSNRDLLVERFEKLGNVHMAYPEATFYAFFKVDGQDDCKELTKRFVDEAGVLLSPGCAFGKTAKGYIRMCFAVSERRLSEALDRMERVLKA; the protein is encoded by the coding sequence GTGGCTGAAAGTTTAGACATGAAAGTTTTGGAATATATGAGCATTAAAACGACCAATAACGAGCATTTAAACAACGACGAAACCGTGAATGAGGTTCGACAGGGGCCGAAATTTCGCCCTGTGTTGCATGCATTGACGTCCAATCCAGGCGTTGAGATGATGAATTATGCGGCTGGAAAGGAGAATATGATTACGCTGGCGCAAGGTGAGGGTGATTCCCCGACGCCTGATTTTATTGCGCGGGCGGCTTTTACAGCAATGCAGGACGGGCACACGGTTTACGGCCCAACTTTGGGTCAGGCCAAGCTGCGCACGGCTTTGTCGGATTATTATAAGCGGATTTACGAGCTGGAAATTCCGTCGAGCCGTTTTTTTGTGACGGCGTCGGGCTCGACGGCGATGCATTTGTCTTTGGCGGCTTTGCTGGATAAAGGCGATGAGGTCGTGGCGATTACACCGATCTGGAAGAATTTGATCGGGGCGATTGAGTTAACTCAAGCGGATAATGTACAGGTTTCTCTGGATTATTCCGACGAGAAAGGCTGGACTCTGGATCTGGAGAAATTGTTTGGCGCCTGCAGCGATAAGACCAAGGTTATCCTCGTGGTGACGCCTTCGAATCCAACGGGCTGGAGCGCGTCGCAGGATGAAATGCGCGCGATTTTGGAGTTTGCGCGTGCGCGTGGGATCTGGGTGCTGGCCGATGAGGTTTATGGGCGGATTGTCTATGAAAGCAAGCATACGCATTTGCGCGCGGATAGTTTTCTGGATGTGGCCGAGCCGGATGATCTTTTGCTGGTGGTTAACAGCTTTTCGAAAAGCTGGGCGATGACGGGCTGGCGTTTGGGCTGGATTGTAGGGCCACCGGCGGCGGAAGATAAGATTCGCGATGTGGCGCTGTATAATAATCTGTGCCCACCGACTTTCACTCAGTACGGTGCGATTGCGGCGCTGGAACAGGGTGAAGAGTTTCTCAAGCGTCAGATTGATTTATGGCGTTCGAACCGGGATTTGCTGGTTGAGCGGTTTGAAAAGCTTGGCAATGTGCATATGGCCTATCCGGAGGCAACATTTTATGCCTTTTTCAAGGTTGACGGGCAAGATGATTGTAAAGAGCTGACCAAGCGTTTTGTCGATGAGGCGGGCGTGTTGCTTTCGCCGGGCTGTGCGTTCGGGAAAACGGCTAAAGGTTATATTCGTATGTGTTTTGCGGTATCAGAGCGGCGCTTGAGCGAGGCGCTGGACCGGATGGAACGCGTACTCAAGGCATAG